The proteins below are encoded in one region of Glandiceps talaboti chromosome 17, keGlaTala1.1, whole genome shotgun sequence:
- the LOC144448578 gene encoding uncharacterized protein LOC144448578 — translation MDPDEDKDSNNSIPDAIDAVFHNASQTYEEFLNAFTTLSKEDVVEFQLQNSATVNGSDLFSSLVNGQTSTNSSKENESVHLTDVTKMKQEDSDDLQEEVLEEGTRAPSILMRTTESTGGAVLKVDNFVEDEGSHSESEDSINEDNSDTEVSYQPSCLHIAEPYAETSSEKTESHKQHVSSASTTREALDYDTSKHKESETDDTYLCIQETDTVVRTSTLNEEENKPLDSHFTNIDSSTSDNLDNKIHTSKHLELPLEENDDAEYFDIKPLPGEAEDIPISPKEHEITNKTLLDMSSIIGATPRDEQLVEENQITPQSDSDEVKPFTLDENFDYDNVVLTPKWGKDNHPPGWREGQ, via the exons atgGACCCAGATGAAGATAAAGACAGTAACAATTCCATACCAGATGCAATTGATGCAGTCTTCCACAATGCCAGCCAAACATATGAAGAATTTCTAAATGCATTTACAACTTTGAGTAAGG aGGATGTTGTTGAATTCCAGCTTCAAAATAGTGCAACAGTGAATGGAAGTGACTTGTTTAGTTCTTTGGTGAATGGCCAGACATCTACAAATTCAAGTAAAGAAAACGAGTCGGTACATTTGACAGATgtaacaaaaatgaaacaagaagACAGTGATGATTTACAGGAAGAG GTTTTGGAAGAAGGAACGCGTGCACCAAGTATCTTAATGAGAACAACAGAAAGTACAGGTGGAGCAGTCTTGAAG GTTGATAACTTTGTAGAAGATGAAGGAAGTCACAGTGAGAGTGAAGACAGTATCAATGAAGATAACAGTGATACTGAAGTATCTTACCAACCATCGTGTCTTCACATAGCTGAACCTTATGCAGAGACAAGCAGTGAAAAAACAGAAAGTCATAAACAGCATGTGTCTTCAGCTAGCACAACTCGAGAAGCTTTGGACTATGATACGAGTAAACACAAAGAATCTGAAACTGATGATACATATCTTTGCATTCAAGAAACTGATACTGTTGTAAGGACTAGCACTTTGAATGAGGAGGAAAATAAACCTCTTGACAGTCATTTCACCAATATAGACTCAAGTACTTCAGACAACTTAGATAACAAAATTCATACTTCTAAACATCTTGAACTACCACTGGAAGAAAACGATGATGCTG aatACTTTGACATAAAACCACTACCTGGTGAAGCGGAAGATATTCCAATTAGTCCCAAAGAACATGAAATCACTAATAAAACTCTACTAGATATGTCAAGTATAATAGGTGCTACACCAAGAGATGAACAGCTGGTAGAGGAAAATCAAATTACT CCCCAGTCAGACAGTGACGAAGTCAAGCCATTTACATTAGATGAAAACTTTGATTATGATAATGTAGTACTTACACCAAAGTGGGGAAAAGATAATCATCCACCAGGCTGGAGAGAAGGTCAATAG